The sequence agtcaccattttTTTGTAAATGACATGAGATACGGTATATATCAAAAACGTCAGAAATTTTCAGATCAATATTTTGAACACAACTATACAAATCAAAAAGGCAAACACAACTCTATATTTTTAGGAGCAAATATCTTGCATTTTTCCTATGCGTTGGCCGGAGCCTCCTGGTGAATTTCAAACGAGCACAATATCATTCCGGACTCGCCCCATATGCGCCAGGAAGTGGCCCGAAACACTGGTTGACCGGAGCTCCAAGTGAATTCCGAAAGAGGTTGGTAGTGTTCGGAGCTTGCCCGGGAATTGACCCAGAACTTTGGGTGAAGTGGGAGCCTCCGGGGAAGTGCGCTGAGAGAGGTCTAACATGTAGACTGGGGGGGGCAATAAAAGGACTCTTCTTCTCCACGAGTAAGACACCAACTTTTTTTTCTCCACACCATTGTTAGACTTTGAAAAAACttgagatctctctctctcaaGCCCCATTATTTGAAGCAAGTTGGGGAAAGGAGGAGACATAAATCTACTATTCCATCAAGACAACACCCCCTCCCCCTGGAATTGCTCCGAAGCTTTGTGTGAATTGCTCCGAAGCTTTGTGCATATTGTTACTCTTGAATTTGTGTGAACCCCTAAATAACTGGAGTTGCTCCGAAGCTTTCAAGTATGTGGATTTGTTCCTGGAAGTTTGTGAAAGTCTGGAGGTCACCTAAAGACAAACATCTAGTGAAGGGGGGCAGTGGCATTTGTTGAGGATATCATTGTGTTCCCCATGCTCTCGAATGAAGATTAGGGTTCCCCCAATAACAATGACTTTTGGGTACATCTTCTCTCCATCCTTTGGTTAGCTCGTTCTTTATCTTTTTTAGATTACAAGGTTGCATGCTCACGTGATCACACTCAGCCACGCATGTTGCATGTTCTACCAAATACATGCTAGATCCTCAAACAAAGATGATTTAGATAAGTTCAATTTATCATATAACTAGCGAGCCATAATTCATTTTGCGGGGTTTTCTTAGGGCACACTTCACGGTTAGCGTGACGATTGAAGTGCACCCGACTTAATCTAGGCATTGGCAACTGGGCTCGATGATTGGGCTAGGCCCAGGCTCCATTTTTCGGTCCAAAAGCCCCCAAAAGCCCAAACCACCTCAAATAGTGTTTTGGTGAAAATACAAGCATAATGatatactctctccgtccggaaatacttgtcgaggaaatgcataaaaatgaatgcatctagaactaaaatacaactagatacatccattcctccgacgagtatttccggacggagggagtattattataTTCGAAAATAATTAAACAACTCTTGTTTTAAAATAGGAATGTATCACTGTCTATTTATTTCAGTATTTTTAGTATTTCAGAGGTACTCATGTGGGTAGAGTGTGTGTACACGTACATGGGTGAGTATATTTGGGTGTATACGAGCACCTGCATTTGTAGTCTgttcaaaagaaagaaaaaggctTGCTTTTTTTAACACAATATGGATGCAAACGCTCATATATACatgcatacactcacctctatgaacgaCACACACGTACACCCTACCCCTATAAGCACCTTCAAGAGACTCGTAGTCgacggaacgtctcctcccactaaaaacGTTTCAtcgaaaatcttgaaataaattcaggataaaTACGAGCATCGGGATTTGAACTCCGATGGGCTGaagataccactgtcctcctataaccatccaaccacagggtTGATTCGCAGAAAATAAATGCTTGCTTGGGGCTTCGGATTTTAGGATCAGGCTTTATAAAGCCCGGCCAGACGAATAATCAGGTCTATGGGTTTAACTTGGCCCGTTACGACCGGGGTTTTTGTCAAAACCGATTACTCCCGACTAAACAAAAGATTATGTCTCCAATTACTTTGCGGTAACGTGATATAGTAGGCCTAAATAAAGGGACGCTAATCTTCTTACGGCGCACGCTGTCTGCTCGCTTCCCTCCCTCATCATAAAAAAGGAAAATAGGTGTCTCTCTCGCTATCGACGCAGGCAAACCTCCGCaacaccagcaagaagaagaagaagcaaaagcgaGCGGACGAACCGAGGAGAGGAATCAAGAGGTTGGTTTGTCGCTACCCTAACCTGTTCCGAGACTCTCCACGAACGCTTTTCTGATCCCGATCGAGGCTTCGCTTGCGCTGTCGCTGCTGGCGGTCTCTTCCTTCGCCGTTTTCCGGCCGCGACAGTCTCGTCGGCGTGGGGTCATGAAGATCTTCTCGCCGTCGATTGCGGTCGATTTGAACGTGCCCGTGCTCTTTCCTCTCTCGTTCTTGGTTCCTGGCTACATATATATGTTAGGCAATTCTCGCAGCACTAGTGCGATCAAGAGCTTTCGTTAGCGTGCTGCGATCTGCCCGATCATGTGAATCCTTGCTTTGCTTATATACGTATGCTCCGGATATAGCAACGATGAGTTTGACGGCGAACGGCGGATGACAGTATTGTAGTTTTGAACTTGGATTTTCCATCCTGTTTTAtctactcccttcggtcctttttactctgctcGATTTGTTTGAAatcatgtactctctccgttccataatgtaagatgttttttgacactacactagagtcaaaaaacgtcttacattatggggcggagggagtagcACATATAACATTGTTGGGATCGTGTTGATGGCATTGTTTTGTTGACCTTATTCTTTAATATCTTGACTTAGTGCACTTACTGTTGCTTGTAAATTGCCATTCTCATCCATTACGCTAACTTCTGCTGGATTTTTAATCGGTTTCTTTGTACAAGGAACATGGAGGGTTCCAGTTTGAGAGGCCCGGTAGATGATGGACTTATCTTGAAGACAGGCAAGGGTGCAGGCATTGGATTAGCTGCTGGCAGCGTTTGGGGTTTGCTGGTTTCTATGCTGCACGATGGACCTAAGGTCGGCAGTAATGTCAAGTATCCTGAGCTGGTTAGAACTGGCAAGGTTTGTGGAGGTTACGCAGGAACCTTGGCAATTCTTGGAGCTACATATGTAGGCGTAGAGCAGTCTCTTGAAAGGGTCAGGGGGAAGAAGGACATCATTAATGGTGCTGTGGCTGGTTTTGCTGCGGGTGCAACTATGGGTTTCAGAGGTAATTATCTATACTAGTTGTTATGCTTAGCCTGCattccttttccaaaaaaaaaaatgcTTAGCCTGAATTTTCTAATTCGGTTAAATGACCGTCCTTGTGGATTATTTGCTTCCTTTTTCAGAATTCAAAATTGTGAATTTTCCAGGCATACCTTAAGTCCACTCTACAAACTTTGATTGGATGTTTCATTCTTGTATCATAATGTGGAACCAACATTGTgatgataatgtggatatcttcaaccggtttggatggcagtcatgtaataggataggaaaTTAGTTTACCTGTCTTATtctagccagccggttgtggcgcaTTGTTCTTGGCTAGTATGTGTTTCTAGCCTTTTGCGCTCTGTGTGAGCTGCCTTTTATCTCCAGATTTGAGACTTTCGAACCTTTTGGACACCTATTTAGTTAATAAAGAGGGTTGTATGCATCgctagatgcagaggccgaggaaacccccttttcgaaaaaaatgcattcatctttagtactccctccgtcccaaaataagtgtctcaaccttagtacaactttgtagtactaaagttagtacaaagttaagacacttattttgggacggagggagtactttacagTCGGTCCTGTATTACTGGCTCATACAGTATTTAATCACATGTTGCCACTATTTTCGCTGGTGACGTGGTAGTCAAAATATGTACGCAGAGTTAGCCTCAGTTGGGTGGGGCAGGTTCAAGTCCTTTGGCTTGTATTCGGATCCATTTTTCGCTTTATTATTTAAACATTTAGTTTTTCTTATTTTCGTTTCCATTATTTTGATAGTCCAAGTCAAAACAAAAGGTGTGGAAATTAGACATTATAAGAAAGATGCTGCTGGAAATTCAGAACTATATCTGCTATTTTTCTGCAAACATATGCAGTTAGGGATTCAGTTGAGGATCTTGGGGGAGTAGCAAAAATCATGATATTGACATGTTTTGAGAAAAAAAATAGTATGAAACATTAGGGGATGATTTACTGTTAGGTTTGACATAGTTTCACTTTGATGCCCCTTCCAATGCAGTATATATCTTGGGAGGAAATCTCCTCTTCCCTATGTTTCCTATTATCTTCCACGATGACGATGGCCCTACTATGCGTGACTCTTTCTTCAATTTGTTTGTTCGGAGTCGAAATTTACTATTACTACTGACCAGTCTAACATTTTTATCCTTGTATGTATATGCACAGCCGGGAGACTCCGGACACTCATTGTGTCAGGGTCTGCGCTCGCTCTGACTTCGGTACTCTTGGATGTGACTGGAATGAGAACTACTGAGGAGGAAGGAAAAGTCCACCACTAAGTCAATGTATCATCCTGAAGAGCTGTATCTACAACTTCACTCAAGCAGTTCCATGTTTCTGTTCTAAGCATGCACAATACCAGAGGAGTTTCTCTGAATGTAGTCTGTTCATAGTAGAGGTAGTAAAGGGATATGGTACCATGTGGTGGTTGCTCCTGATCTGTAAATTCATGTTTGAGGAGTACTTTTGGCATTTCATACGCGCTTTAGTAATCGCTGAAGTTCATGGTCGAAAGTGTTCAAGTACGATCTTGTCATCCCAAATTTTAATCGGGATGTTTGAATATAACATTGTTCTCCACTTATTTGGTGGATGCTTATTTTCACGAGTGTTATGACCCGATGACTGAGGCCATGTAGATTTCTTGTTTTATTTCTTCTATTAATGAGTTGCGGTGTTATCTGTTGTGGTAGGGAGTAATTTATACCATCTCCATAGTGCAAAGTGTCTTAAATggtttcatttattagcttgtagactcattttCTCTTGAGAACCGTTATGTTATGGTAAACATATTTATGTTATcacaatcttctctcttctcattaactacttttcacataagcaaatttgcctTGGTGCATTATGTTACTACttcctccgtcacggtttagaaggcgcaCTTGGAAATTCTCTGGGACCTGGGTGGTTATCTATTGGCTGTGAGATGGGttaaaaaatagcattcacactacgcatgcatatagGAATAGTATATCAGAGTACTActtagctactagaaataaatgcaatgcgtcctaaaccttgtctattgtggaaacgcacgtaaatttaactgtgccttctaaactgtgacggagggagtagctaagttactcccactatgatcaGCCTCATGACTTCGTAACATTAAAAGTACATGATTTTTTTCTAGCTCGCATTAAAAATGCATTTCATTGTGATATTTTACACTGATGCACTCCCTccatacaaagttgtactaagtcagcaacatttattttgagacggagggggTAGTATACATCACTATGTATTCATTTATTTTTGAAAAGGATACATCTCTATGTATGTTGTATTCTTCAATAGTTTTTAAAAACTCGAGttgattttaaattttttttgaaaatttcggGCTCCAAAGAGCCCGGTGGCCAAAAAAATC comes from Triticum aestivum cultivar Chinese Spring chromosome 5B, IWGSC CS RefSeq v2.1, whole genome shotgun sequence and encodes:
- the LOC123116044 gene encoding outer envelope pore protein 16-3, chloroplastic/mitochondrial, whose amino-acid sequence is MEGSSLRGPVDDGLILKTGKGAGIGLAAGSVWGLLVSMLHDGPKVGSNVKYPELVRTGKVCGGYAGTLAILGATYVGVEQSLERVRGKKDIINGAVAGFAAGATMGFRAGRLRTLIVSGSALALTSVLLDVTGMRTTEEEGKVHH